The nucleotide window ACAGTGATACAACCATCGTACTTTGCAGCGATCATGGAAATGTAGAAGATTTGTCGACCAAAACTCACACTTTTAATAAGGTACCACTTTTCACCTATGGGCCAGGAGCACTACAGTTTAAAAAAGCCCAAAGCATTATGGATGTGACGCCGGGGATTATTGAAGAGTTAGCCCGAAATGATAGTAATTAAATAGTTGGTTAATATTATAAATTAATTTTATGTTTCAACAAATTCTAAAGACTGATGAAGCCAAGACTACTATCCTTATACGCTTGATGGTGGGATCAGTTTTTCTAACCGAGGGAATACAAAAATTTCTGTATCCGGCTCAGCGTGGCGTTGGTCGTTTTGAAAGCATGGGATTTCCCGCCCCAGAGTTTTTCGGCAATTTTGTAGGCATCTTTGAAATACTGGCTGGGCTGTTGATTCTTTTTGGACTATTTACTCGTGGTGGCGCTTTTCTCACCTTCTGTATTATGAGCGTTGCCATCATCGTAACTAAAATACCTATTGCTTTCGGGGCCTCCTTCGGCCCGTTTGAATTGCGGGAGCTTAGTACTTATGGCTTTTGGAGTATGGCTCACGAAATGCGCACCGACTGGGCGATGTGGCTTGGAAGTATATTCCTGATGATTAAAGGCGGGGGACATTGGTCCTTGGATCGTAAATGGTTTAAGAATAACGACTAACTCATATTATTTCTATAAAAAAAGGACTTATCAATCTGTAAACTCAATCACATCGGCACGGACGTTCACCATCACTTTGGTATAGATAATAAGGTTCAGGATATCGGTGTCGTAACGCACATTAGCAAGGGCTAACCGCTTCCCGTTGATCGTCCCACTATCTTTCTCATAGTTAGTCCATAAGTTTTCGAGCGCTTCTTTATAAAGCATACCCGTACCTTCCACACGTCCGGCTGCAAAAGTATTGGTTGTAAGGCCAGTCGAATAGCTAAATCCCAAAACATAGGCGGTTTCTGAATAACCGGAGACATTAATAGCGGTAATGGTGTAATTGGCTTGCTCCAGGTTTACCAGAGTTTGATTGGCGGAAAGAAAAGCCCCGGAAGTGGTACATCCGGTGAATAAGAAGGTTCCAATTATAGCAATCCCAAAAATTGATGATTTCATAATTTTATAAGTAAAGTTGATGAAAAGGAATAGAAAAGATATTTAACAGTGTATTCTATTCTTGTAAGGAATTGCCGCTAAAACAGATAGAGGATTTGATGACGAGGAAATTTCCGCAATAAAAAAGCCCTCTTTCGGCCATACCAAAAGAGGGCTTTAAAAGTTATATACACCTAAAGCTAATTGCTAACCAAGTGTTTCTTTAATGCGATCAAATATTTCTTTGATTGATCCTACGCCGTCAATCGTTTTTACCACATCCTGTTTTTTATAGTGATTGAGAACGGGGGCTGTTTCTTCACGATAGACCGCCAGGCGATTTTTTATTTTTTCAGGAGAATCATCCGAGCGCCCTTCGCCACGGGTCAAAATGCGATCTACAAGTTCGTGTTGGGGGACTTCCAGCTGCAGAAAAGCATTCAGGGTCTTGCCTTTTTTATCCAAAATAGCATCATAGGCTTTGGCCTGGGGAACAGTGCGTGGAAATCCATCCAAAATATAGCCGTCGTCGTATTTCTCATCCTTAAGCTCCTCCTCAACCAAATCAACTACTTTCTCATCGGGCACGAGGTCGCCGGCATCTAAAATTGCTTTAACTTCTTTACCGAGGGGCGTTTCATTTTTTATAGCTGATCGAAATATTTCTCCAGTAGAAAGATGGGGAATGTCGTACTCTTCACTAATGAGATTCGCTTGTGTTCCCTTGCCAGCGCCGGGAGGTCCGAAAATGATGATGCGCATAATAAGTAGTTAGATTAAGTGCTCTAAATTAAGTGATGATGAAAATACTGCAATCATCAGGTATATTCAACGAAAACCGTTGGGAAATAAGCGGTTATTTTTCTTCGGATAAAACCGGATATTAACAGTTCACTTTGACCAATCACTATATCCATAGATTTATGATCAAATGCATTCATCAATATTTTACGCTTTCGCTGCTATTTGTTGTTTTTTCTGTAGGCTTTGTACAAGCGCAGGGAAGTAAATCGCTGCTGGAAGCGGGCCCCATGCTGGGATATGTGGAGATGCAGGAAGCAAACTTATGGATACAAACCACGAAGCCGGCATCTTTTGAATTAACTTATTGGAAGAAGGGAGAAAAAGATGCCCCTAAACATAAATTTAGTAGCTCAACGCTGGCACTGGAATCCAATACCTCACAAATAAAACTGACGGACCTTGATTACAGAACAACGTATAAGTACGAGTTTTCTATTGAGGGAGAAAAAGTAAAGCTGCCCTACGAAACAGAATTTACAACCCAGCAACTGTGGCAGTGGAGAAAGCCAGCGCCTAACTTTTCGGTGGCGATGGGATCGTGCCTGTATATAAATGATTCGGAGTTTGATCGCCCCGGGAGGCCTTATGGAAAGGGCACGGAAATTTTAACACATATCACCAATAAGCATCCAGATATGATGCTGTGGCTGGGGGATAACGTTTATTATCGTGAGCCTGACTTTTATTCCAAGAAAAGATTAGACTATCGTTTTAAGGATGCCCGCAATACGCCGGAAATGCAGCCCCTGTTGGCCAATGCCATTAATTTAGCGACCTGGGATGATCATGATTACGGTCCCAATAATTCGGATCGATCTTATCGTTTGCGCGAAGAAGCACTACACATTTTTAAGCGCTATTGGGCGAACCCCGGCTATGGAACCCAAGAAACCGATGGGGTTTTTACGAAGTATAAATACAGCGACGTAGAGTTTTTCCTGATGGATGATCGCTATCATCGGGCACCGAATCAGCTAAAAAAAGAAGACAAGGATTTCTTTGGCGAAGCGCAGCTGCAGTGGTTGATGGATAGTTTAGTGAGTAGTAATGCCACCTTTAAAATTGTGGTTGTGGGCAACCAAGTTATTAATAAAATGAATGAGCACGAGTCGATGGTGGCCTATGGTGAAGAATATGAAACTCTCATGGAGTTTTTGGATGAGCATGACATCCCGGGGGTGCTGTTTTTATCGGGTGATCGCCATTTTACCGAGTTGTTAAAGGAAGAACGAGAAGATGCTTATCCTATCTACGAGTTTACTTCTTCACCGTTAAGTAGTGGAACTTATGGGAATCTCGAAGAATCCAAAGAGTTCGAAAATCCCCAGCGCGTCGATGGTACGTTAGTTTATGATGATCAAAATTTTGGCATGATGCATGTGAAGGGAGAAAAAGATAATCGAAGGTTAATTCTTGAAACCTATAGTTCTGATGGGGAGAAGCTGTGGGAGTACAGTATTTCATCCTCAGATCTTGGTCATTAAAATAGTTATTAAGGCTGCTCTATTGTGAGCGGTATCTTTTTTGCTTATCGTATTAGTTCTGAATTAATATACTTTATTGCTATGACTTGGGATGAATTTTTTAGCTATATCCGGGACATCTTAAACTTTGAGTTGTTTAAGATGAGCGAATCGTCCGTTACCGTCGTTTCTATTCTTGTTTTCTTATTGCTGCTAACTATTTTTATTGGGATAGGAATATTCGCGAGAAGAGCCTTGCAGCGACGCATTCTAAAACGCTTAAAGGTTGATTCTGGCACCAGCTATACTCTGGCGCGTATTACCCAATATGCAATTATCACTATTGGAGTATTGGTGTCGTTTAATTTTGTGGGAATTAATCTCAGTAGCCTTACGGTCATTTTCGGGCTGCTTTCTGTTGGTATTGGTTTTGGCTTGCAGAATGTAACCTCCAATTTTATATCGGGACTTATTATCCTTTTTGAGCGTCCTATTAGTGTGGGAGATCGGGTGATGGTTAATCAAATTGAGGGTGATATTACCGAGATCAATATTCGGTCTACCATGGTGCAGACGGTCAATAATATTTCGATTGTAGTCCCTAATTCTGAGTTCGTTTCAAAGGATGTAATAAATTATTCCCATGGTGATCCCACCTATCGATTAGATATTAGTGTGGGTGTATCGTATGGCTCTGATTTAGATAATGTTCTGAAAGCTCTTCGGGAGGTGGCCGATAATAATAGCAATGTAATGCAAAATCCCGAGCCCGAAGTGTTCCTTAATGAATTTGGGGATTCGTCATGGAATATGCAGCTTCGGGTATGGATTCCGGATGTAAAACAGTATCCCAAAGTTCGCAACGAACTGAACCAGGCGATTGTACGAACGTTCAGAAAATATGGCGTTGAGATTCCATTTCCACAGCGCGATCTGCATGTACGCAGTTCGGTAAAGCTACCTATTGATGGAGGGGAGCAAAAATAAAAAAAGTAGCACCACGGAAACCGTGATGCTACTAAAAGGCATTAAATTAGAATGAGATATTAATTTTCTATCGGAATTGCTTCTTGATCCATCTCTTGGATAAG belongs to Fodinibius sp. Rm-B-1B1-1 and includes:
- a CDS encoding DoxX family protein, which gives rise to MFQQILKTDEAKTTILIRLMVGSVFLTEGIQKFLYPAQRGVGRFESMGFPAPEFFGNFVGIFEILAGLLILFGLFTRGGAFLTFCIMSVAIIVTKIPIAFGASFGPFELRELSTYGFWSMAHEMRTDWAMWLGSIFLMIKGGGHWSLDRKWFKNND
- a CDS encoding DUF6567 family protein → MKSSIFGIAIIGTFLFTGCTTSGAFLSANQTLVNLEQANYTITAINVSGYSETAYVLGFSYSTGLTTNTFAAGRVEGTGMLYKEALENLWTNYEKDSGTINGKRLALANVRYDTDILNLIIYTKVMVNVRADVIEFTD
- a CDS encoding adenylate kinase encodes the protein MRIIIFGPPGAGKGTQANLISEEYDIPHLSTGEIFRSAIKNETPLGKEVKAILDAGDLVPDEKVVDLVEEELKDEKYDDGYILDGFPRTVPQAKAYDAILDKKGKTLNAFLQLEVPQHELVDRILTRGEGRSDDSPEKIKNRLAVYREETAPVLNHYKKQDVVKTIDGVGSIKEIFDRIKETLG
- a CDS encoding alkaline phosphatase D family protein, giving the protein MIKCIHQYFTLSLLFVVFSVGFVQAQGSKSLLEAGPMLGYVEMQEANLWIQTTKPASFELTYWKKGEKDAPKHKFSSSTLALESNTSQIKLTDLDYRTTYKYEFSIEGEKVKLPYETEFTTQQLWQWRKPAPNFSVAMGSCLYINDSEFDRPGRPYGKGTEILTHITNKHPDMMLWLGDNVYYREPDFYSKKRLDYRFKDARNTPEMQPLLANAINLATWDDHDYGPNNSDRSYRLREEALHIFKRYWANPGYGTQETDGVFTKYKYSDVEFFLMDDRYHRAPNQLKKEDKDFFGEAQLQWLMDSLVSSNATFKIVVVGNQVINKMNEHESMVAYGEEYETLMEFLDEHDIPGVLFLSGDRHFTELLKEEREDAYPIYEFTSSPLSSGTYGNLEESKEFENPQRVDGTLVYDDQNFGMMHVKGEKDNRRLILETYSSDGEKLWEYSISSSDLGH
- a CDS encoding mechanosensitive ion channel family protein, with product MTWDEFFSYIRDILNFELFKMSESSVTVVSILVFLLLLTIFIGIGIFARRALQRRILKRLKVDSGTSYTLARITQYAIITIGVLVSFNFVGINLSSLTVIFGLLSVGIGFGLQNVTSNFISGLIILFERPISVGDRVMVNQIEGDITEINIRSTMVQTVNNISIVVPNSEFVSKDVINYSHGDPTYRLDISVGVSYGSDLDNVLKALREVADNNSNVMQNPEPEVFLNEFGDSSWNMQLRVWIPDVKQYPKVRNELNQAIVRTFRKYGVEIPFPQRDLHVRSSVKLPIDGGEQK